The Anaerotignum propionicum DSM 1682 sequence ATTTTTATTTGTCAGCCAAAATAATAGAAAAGCCCATATTTCAATATCTGAAATATCTTTCAAATAAAGCAATGGGCTTTCTTGTTTTAAACCAATAGGTCAAAGTCACTTACTATGTTTGTCAAAATAGGCATAAATCTTATTTCACATTTATTTTGAAAATAGCTTTGTAAAATCAAAGGTGGCGAAATAATCCTCTGGAGTCTCTGCACGACGCAGCAAACCAATTTCTCCGTTTTCCTTCAATAGAAGTTCAGCAGAACGTAATTTCCCATTGTAATTGTATCCCATTGCATGACCATGGGCACCGGTATCGTGAATATAAATGATATCTCCAATTTCTATCTCTGGAAGCATGCGGTCAATGGCAAATTTATCATTGTTTTCGCAAAGACCACCCACAACATCATAAATATGGTCGCAAGCCTTATCTTCTTTGCCTAATACGGTAATGTGGTGATAAGCACCATACAGTGCAGGACGCATCAGGTTTGCGGCACAAGCATCTAGGCCAATATACTCTTTATAAATATGCTTCTCATGAATAGCAGTTGCCAAAAGGCTTCCGTAAGGCGCCAGCATAAACCTTCCCATCTCTGTAAAAATGGCTACGTCGTCCATTCCCTCACGTTGCAAAACCTCTTCGTATACCTGCTTCACGCCTTCACCAATTGCCATAATATCACATGCCGCATCTTCAGCATGATAAGGTACCCCAACACCACCAGAGAGATTGATGAATGCAATATGAACATCTAATTCTTTTTTCAGTTCTACTGCTAACTCAAATAAAATCTTGGCTAACATGGGATAATAGGTATTAGAGCTTGTACTGCTGGCCAAAAATGAGTGAATACCAAAGTGTTTTGCACCCTTCTCTTTTAGAATGCGAAAGGCATCCTTAATCTGATCCTTGGTCATACCGTATTTTGCATCTCCGGGGTTGTCCATAATATCA is a genomic window containing:
- a CDS encoding diaminopimelate decarboxylase → MKIPFVSLEQAKKIIDQYPTPFHLYDEKGIRENARMVNRAFSWNKGFREYFAVKATPTPGILQILKEEGCGVDCSSFTELMIGEALGFSGDEIMFSSNMTPAEDFVLANKLGAIINFDDFTHIAFFEKLAKIPETVCCRFNPGGLFQVSNDIMDNPGDAKYGMTKDQIKDAFRILKEKGAKHFGIHSFLASSTSSNTYYPMLAKILFELAVELKKELDVHIAFINLSGGVGVPYHAEDAACDIMAIGEGVKQVYEEVLQREGMDDVAIFTEMGRFMLAPYGSLLATAIHEKHIYKEYIGLDACAANLMRPALYGAYHHITVLGKEDKACDHIYDVVGGLCENNDKFAIDRMLPEIEIGDIIYIHDTGAHGHAMGYNYNGKLRSAELLLKENGEIGLLRRAETPEDYFATFDFTKLFSK